tttctgcagcaacattgggatggtggggtcagaatttggcatcaacaacatgaaaaaatggatccatcctgctttgtatcaacggttcaggctgctggtggtggtttcttggcacactttgggcccattagtaccaattgagcattaacGCCAAAGCCTACTTGAGTATTtgtgctgaccatgtccatccctttatgaccacagtgtctccatcttcatatggctacttccagcaggataacacaccatgtcataaagcgtgaatcatctcagactggtttcttgaacacgacaatgagttcactgtactcaaatggcctccacagtcaccatatctcaatccaatagcgcacctttgggatgtggtgaaatgggagattctcatcatggatgtgcagccgacaattctgcagcaactgcgtgatgctatcatgtcaatatggagcaaaatctctaaggagtatttccagtatcttgttgaatctatgccacgaaggattaagtcagttctgaagtcaaaagtgggtccaacctggtacaagtaaggtgtacctaataaagtggccagtgaatatatttctcttattcatttattcattttctttttggcttagtccctttcttaacccggggtcgccacagcggaatgaaccaccagcttatccagcatgtttttacgcagcggatgcccatccagccgcaacccatctctgggaaacatccaaacacactcattcacaatgcACAAtatagcctacccgattcacctgtaccgcatgtctttggactgtgggggaaacctgagcacctggaggtaacccatgagaatgcagggagaacatgcaaacaccacacagaaacaccaactgacccagtcgaggcttgaaccagcgaccttctttatgtgaggcaacagcacttcctgcgccactgcatcgccctgtATTTCACtacatgttaaattattttaaaccactaaaatgtcaataaaagtcactctgTTAAACTGTAGCGATGACTGTTCAACAGCGGAAgacgacagagcagagatcaacatcccataatgcaatttacaaccgAAAATacatggaaaacacttgtgaatcacaaaatatgggaaCTTAGAtaaaagatttgtttttacaGAGTAGCTTTATCATCCGGCTAGTTAAGCACATGCTTTATTtctacaaacaaaacaataaagcaaGTTTATTTCTCCCCTTTTTTCGTACCTGCTTCCGATTCTACTCAACTGATTAAAACGGCATCTATAGATGTAgcactttttcttttattattaggTTGTTGACACAACTGTTGTACAATCTTGAGTCTTTTCCCGGCGTCAGATACAGCAGAGAGATACAGGATAAACAGTGTGCTTGGATTTAATGAAAGATTCGGAGATCCACCAAACGGTTTTGATTTGctcaagaaaagaaaaacaaatgatttACACCCCCAAAAATGTCTACAACACACAAAACTCAGCACAAAGATACATCTGCCATTATTTCAGAAGCAAGAGTTTTGATTGTTGCTTATTCACATTCAGATTCATCAGATTCATTCTCTGCTTCAGCTGCTGCTGTTGTGCCACAGGACGGCTCACCACAAAACCAAAACCGTTTGTTTTCCGAACTATACAAGTATTGGCTACTGTTAAAATGATTCTGATTGTTTACCAACCAAGATGATAATATCTATTTTTGTGTACAACTGAAGAAGGAAACAGGTTTGGATCAACTGGAGAaagaataaatgatttaaactcaatactgaaattataaaaaatagtGATTTCAACATCTGAGGACCAGCTTTGGATTGGGTTTGTTCTTGTCATTATGATCACCAACAAAACAGGACACTTTTCCTGTTTTTAACCCATGGTGAACAGTTTCAATTTGGTACATTAAGCAGTCACCAATAAAAACCGTtcacttgagtttttttttaactaagaaAACATTGAAATACTGATAAGACCAGTTTAACTGAGACCTAAACAATCTCATTTGAAACGCTAATTCCAACGCAAAATTAACAAAGTCACAATTTTTTGCAATCCTGcaaaatacttaaattaaatacaaaataatgataaaaaaatttaagtaatctcataaaacatccaattccaaactatataatcaaattagatttatatgcaaataattgttttagggtgcgttcacacctacacttttgttttggaaccggtctcgtttgcccagttagcgcggttcgtttggcaaatgtgaaaccagcaatcgctctcggatccgcGACAAATCAATCGCTCCtggatcgcttgaatgaggtggtctcggctagattgaaacgaactctggagtggatcgattgcagtgagaaagcgatccgagcgcggttatatcactgtgttttatggatatgtaataggcatacggctatataaagagagaattatgagtagggcgggaagtttcgcgagtctccggatgtccacaaacgagtgataatctcccggttaTCTCGTGTCTCCCTCCCGGTtttcaaataggctacgtcgcgcacccttctcaatCCTCCCCACTGTATcgctcctcactcttcagacacgtcgcgcgcaccttgtcaaacaccaccaaaccaccacctctcctgacagctgagcgggactctgcaaaataaaccctgacactctgaccaatgtgaggagagtttactcacacgtgacttgttttagctcttttggtccgattagaaactttgcagtgtgaaagcgaaccgctgcaagagcaacaatgtaacatttgtaatctcggtttcggaacaactgaatagATTctcaggtgtgaaagcacccttacatgACTAATAGATGTTGTAAACGCACTGTGCATGACGCACATGATGTACTTGAGTGTCTCTCAAAAAATGACATCCTAACATTACATGGAGCTGGGGggaattgttttgcagcctgtgcagcaAGCAAACGCGGATGAAGTGTGagagatttacatgtgaagtcaatgcaaagatgcgattagACATCATGCGGCGCAAATCGAACTAATAACACTGGGCGTTTTGTGAATTTGACGCATGTTGgactgcaaaagaaagtaggagcaaacatctaacaaatagAGCaaatggaacagacagaaaaacaagcagcttacaatgatgaaGACTGGTTCAAGGATGATGACCGCTGGACGTGACTGAAttaaaggacattatttgtgctttacatgtacgGCTAAATGCATCGATAAATGATTTCgattaactctttccctgccgtTAATGAGAGAAAATGCTTCCCTGCCATTGACAAGTTTTACAGCAATCCGTGTTGTAGGTGCATTATGGTAGGGGAAGCTCTCACGCATCTTCTATGTCAGGGGAGTGATATCTGATAGAGAGGGTAATGATTGttgataaaaataagagttatacaaccttcctttggcttaattccTACCATTTCAGATCAAAATCGTAAAAAACTAGGGGTCtgattattaccatttgttgagtctccccatacactTTGATAGAGCAcgtggacccggaagccgctttccGTAACGTCACACTTAACGAGCAGCTATCGTTACTCAGCTGTCATGGCATTGCTGGCAAACTGACGCCTCTCCACTCATTTACTATCAatattaaatgtgattattttgttgtttttttaattagtatAATTTAGACAATCGAGTTACATTAAAAAGTCTttcaaaattataatatttaattaaacaataagtAATTATAACaaagcattttcagttttggtttgGTCAAGTGCATGCAGAAATTTAGGTTTCGGACAGAAATTTTCATTTCAGTGCATCCCGAAATAACGGTCGTCTGTAAGAGTCCAGTGTTTGAAGAGAAAGTACAATCAGGTTGTAAACATTTCAATCGAAGTCAGTCCCCTTACATGAGAGgcaatttattaggcaaatagcAAACCTTGGCATCGAGTCTTTTGACTATCCACGTTACCGAAAACATACACACCCACATACGCacactttatacacacacacacacacacacaatctatgGTTATAATTTACAATTGACAGACAATAAACTGAAACTACCACAGCTAAATTTGAATCAGCGAAGACATTTTGTAAGTAGCTGATGTTGTGCTGTGAATACTGGTGAAAACCCTCCGAAACGCAGGAGTGAGGCAGAATCTGAGATGAACTGCTACTGGAAGACCACTAAATACAAGAGTTATCACACTGATGTTCGAAACAGGCTCATTTCACAACAAAACCAGTGCGATCAGCAGACTGATTGCCCCACATCGTGTTAAACCACTTTAGATTGATATGAAAAGGACATTAAGAGCAAATAAAAACCATCACAATATAGACCATGAAGATACCTCAAACTCATAAAATCACATCTAATGGTGAAGTGGAGAACTACTAAAAACCAACACACTGTAGAAAGCCATCAgtcactttacttttaaaaaagcaaaaagttgactttacttaaaaaagtgagtaaacttgttatAAAAGGTATAATCATGCgcatagttcatttacttaactTTAAAAGAGAGTGAACCTGTTGACTTAACATTAAGTAAATGAGCTTAAAGTTAGTAAACCCGTTGCTTTTGAAGTGATTAGTTAACTTGGcattaaaagtgagtaaacccattccGATTATCACGATTAGTTgatttaaagtgagtaaacttgctGCTCTCAAATAAGAATAATTGACTTGGCTTAAAAAAAGGTGAGCAatcctgttgattttaaagcgattagttgacttaactttttATAGAGAGTAAATCCACTGCATTTAAATCAATTAGTGTACTTAACTTTAAAAAGGAGTGAACCTGTTGACTTAACGTTAAGTACACTAATTGATTTTAAAGCAATAAATTTACTCAATATAAAAAGTtaaatcaactaatcgctttaaaagcaagaGACTAACTTTAAGCCAAGtcaattaatcaatttaaaagcaacaggtttactcacttttaaagtcaactaatcacctAAAAAACAAAGTGTTCGCTCACTTTTCAAgctaagtcaactaatcgctttaaaagtaacaggtttactcactttaagtcaactaatcactttaaacagAGCGAgtttaatcactttaaaagtgAATAATTGATTTCCTTTTTAAGTAAATTAATTGCTTCAAATGCAGcaagtttattcacattttaaagtAATGTCAACTAATCATTTCAAAAGGAAAGAGTTTACTCACCTTTGAAGTCAGCTAATCACTTTAGGTAACGTCAacaaattgctttaaaagcaatgactTTACTAACTTTTTAAAGTCAAGTAATTGCCATTGTGATTACTCAATTTAAAGTAAGGCTCAATttaaactaatcactttaaaagcataacgttcactcactttttaagccaagtcaactaatcgctttaacagcaacactcattttaagtcaactaatcgctctaAACACAGCAAGTTCAATTGGGTTTTTAAGGGTAAATGTCAAATAATCGTTTCAAAACAATTACTcaattttaaagtcaactaatcactttcaaagcaaaatgtttattacattttttttaagtcaactaatcgtttcaAATGCAGCGAgtttattgacttttttaaagTAATCTCAACTAATCATCTCAACAAAAGTTTACTCACATTTAAAGCCAACTAATCACTTTAGGTAAAGTCAATtagtcactttaaaagcaacaggtttactcactttttaaagccaAGTCAACTAATGACTTTAAAAGAAaagagtttactcactttttaaaattaagtaaattattcGCTTTCAAAGCAACAGACCTACTTTAAACGCAGTGAGTTTATTCACTTCAAGTTAGGTCAACTAGTTGTTTCAGAAAGAAACAAAGAGTTTACTCAGCTTTAAAGTCAATtagtcactttaaaagcaacaggtttacttgcTTTTTAAAGCCAAGTCAActgatcgctttaaaagcaatgaattTAATAACTTTCTAAAGTCAAGTCATTGCCATTGGAATTACTCACTTTAAGGTAAGTCAACTTATCACTTTAAAAGGGAagcgtttacttttttttttttttgctgtcaaCTAAACAAATCAAAAGCAACGACTTTACAAACTTAAGTCAACTAAACCTTTCAAAAGGAaagagtttactcacttttaaagtcaactaattgctttaaaagcgatgGGTTTACTatcattttaaagtaaagtcaaccaaTCGCTTTAGAAACAATGAGTTTACTAATTTTTGAAGTCAAGTAATCGCAAACGGGAgtactcactttaaaaaaaaagtcaattaatcagtttaaaagtaactggtttactcactttttatgcTGTCAAGAAATCGCTTTTAAATCAACTAATCCTTTCACAAgaaaagtttactcacttttaaagccaattaatcgctttaaaggggtggtccagaatgtaattttaaggcttggttgtgtttataaaatgcaaagcaatatatgctcatgtttcacttgaaggaaatcgcgttattttttcatatatctcactttgattatacacagctactcagctaacatgaaaacgactgtcatatttcctagttcctctgaaaggcccacccTTAAGTGACTCttattggtcatcgtcataatgtgctgccaTTCGCAGATCGGCTCCACATCACACCCGTAAAGCACACAAGACAATCAATGCAaagtcgcgcacacacataagagacacgaacgtgctggtgtaatgtgtgtgtgtgtgtttacagcagtttgactgataaatatgattttttagctaaattgtttgcccgcaaagcagcattcctcattgtttacatcgttgctacagcataccgttaatgctagacactgtacatgtcatgatcaattttaacaaataaaaacacttacaggttgtagctcacagcttctgctttgaggagattttagccgaatccagcactgaactaggaGAGATTCTAGAGCTGTTTTGTCAGatcatgcttgctgtgtattttataattctctggaagatATTTAATATTGAacagtaagcacttctgtctttgtgtcgtgtcatttggaagcccaaattcagaaacagacgaagctctgtggaaacagccatGTTTGATGCATTTATAGCTTCATCTCTGCTGTAttgttacagcgcctctggccacggcccgtAGCTGCGCAGTTTGTATGTGCAGTAAacaaacctttgtgatctcaTAGGGGgcagaagtattttttgtagtatcCAAAATTCATTCaatgtaggctttgctaagctaactctgtataaaccaaggtctccctttgcattaaacttagaactttttacattcagagatgttgtttatgttcacacagctacattacacatcaactaaagtttaaaatatgatatcatagtggaccacccctttaaaagcaacaagtttaccaactttaaaagtcaactaatcgcattaaagcaacaagtttacccccttttaaaagtaaagtcagcTAATCGCTTTAAAACCAACGAGTTTACCAACTTTATAAGTCAATTAAATCACATCAAAGCAACAAGTTTACCCCCTTTTAAAAggaaaagtcaactaatcgctttaaaagcaacaagtttaccaactttaaaagtcaactaatcgcattAAAACAACAAGTTTACCCCCTTTTGAAAGTAAAGTCAGCTAATCGCTTTAAAACCAACGAGTTTACCAACTTTATAAGTCAATTAAATAGCATCAAAGCAACAAGTTTACCcccttttaaaaagtaaagtcaactaatcgctttaaaagcaacaagtttaccaactttaaaagtcaactaatcgcattAAAGCAGCAAGTTTACCCCCCTTTTAaaaggtaaagtcaactaatcgctttaaaaccaACGAGTTTACTAACTTTTAATGTCAACTAATCACATTAAAGCAACAAGTTCAGCccctttttaaagtaaattcaactaatcgctttaaaagctcACTCACTTTAAAAGTCAAGTAATCGTCAACGGGATCACTTTAAGAAAtgtcaactaatggctttaaaagtaacatgtttactcattttactttaaaagagtcgactaatcactttaaaagcaacaagtttactcactttttttaggtagtcaactaatcgcttttttaCAATGCACTGAACCCCATCAACACCACCCCATCCTGCAAATGCGCCTAATCAGAGTGCAGCTGCGTTTGTGAGTTTCCAACATGAGTAAATGTAAAATTGGCATTAAGACTGCAACGTCAACCCCTTAAGACACCATCTCTGTTCTGTGCATCTATTTAGACAACTAAGACTATTATCATGCCACACCAGCATGTACGAAACACACTAAACAAAGGCAAAAACAGTCGAATGGCCCCATCCATCAAAAACATCTACCCTCGGTTTAGTTTAGATCCTGTAAACCAAAGACTTGCTGCATTTGTAAGCTCATTGATACGCGACGTGCTCATGCAAAAACTCCACCTCTAGAAAACGGCACAATCATAAACGCAAACACTGCAGAGAGAAAAGGCCAAACGTTAGCACAACATCACAATTCTCCTTAAACACTACTTATTGTGCATTCGGTCATTAGGATTTCATGCAAGGATTCATTAAAACAAGAAGAAACAAACAATTGTTCGCAAAATGCTCTATGGACTCTATCTGAACAATAAAAGGCAGGTAAGGCGATCCAAGAGTAActgattaatttgttttttttttaaatacaaacaaagaCAGTAGTTGCTGTAGAGCTGAGTTGAGTGGGAAACGGTAGAAAAAAATCGAGGCCCAGCTACAGTTATCTGATGCTGGACAGAGAGTTTTGGTTAATGTTATATGTGGCCACCAGTGATGTGCCGTTGCTGGTCATGCAGTCCTGTTGAAGGGCTTCGAAGTACGACGCCTGCACAGGTTTGTGACACTGCAGCACACGCCGAGCGTCTTCAGTCTTAAACCACTCCCTCTTCCTACCTGTGGACACAACAATACCGAAGCATGACTGCATTACTGCggcacaatatatcacttcattTTCATGATGACCGAAGCTCAATGTGTGAATCTTTTACCAAAAAAGTCCctaaacacacatacaaagatTGCTTTTAGATATTTCTTAATGTAATGTGggttattatttaaaactatttcattAACGTATTTGTTTTTGAAAAGATCTTAGAgctggggtggccaatcctgttcctggagagccaccttcctgcagacttcagttgctacccatatcaaacacacctgcctgtaattatcacgtggtgttcaggtcctaattaattggttcaggtgtgtttgatatgggtagcaactgaaatctgcaggaaggtggctctccaggaagagagttggccACCCCTGTCTTAGAGACTCAAAAATGTAAGTGCAAAGAATCTCCCTCATACGTATGCTGATTTAGAAAATGCAGTGTAACTCAAGTTTTTAACCATATTCTTACCGATATTTACTGAGTCCTCCCAGTCCTCCAAAACCTCGGTCACGATGAGAACATAAACATACGTCCTGTGCTTTCTGTCTCTGTTCTGTGATGGAGAAACAGTTCATTTCAGACTCGTGGAAAACAGTGCATCACAAGTAATAACTGCAACAGTTATATCTCTCCAATAATATTCAgaagtttaaaaaaacaatagtaataattatctgcaaaattccctgactttcactgactaaaaatGTTGTCTGTaagaagaaaataaaagtgttatCTGGTGATTGCAAGTCTATAAAAGGAATAAAATGGAGTGAAAAAATAGCCTAACCATTAACAACagattaaacagaaaaaaagtacaaaaatatatttatccaGAAATGGaaactacattttaaagcaacaaacaaaaatcCCTGATATTGCATAACTTGgatgaaaatatttgtaaaaattcacTGACTTTCAAAGTTTGGAGTCTGGACTGAGTGGTATGCAATtagattaataataaataaataatgaaaaataaattataaaacttttgtgaaaacaaaaaaatatgcattgataaataaggaaaaactccaaaaacaaacaaacaaacaaaaaatctaaatggcAAAAAAGAAACATGGTCttcaaataaacagcatttttgcTGGCCATTAAAAACTCACTAGCCAATCAGAGAAGACTGTTGTTAAGCCCGCCCCCTCGAGAGATTCAATAAGTTGCAAATCGCAAACAAAATCTTGGTAagcgaaaacaaaaacactgGCTGAAAGCTGAAagtaaagttaataaaaacacagtTCAACTGATGATGATGTTTCTATTtttcaatttagttttttgtgtttttcttatttattaaaatacatttgttaattttcactaaagttttgttagtttaatttggcacaaaaaaggaaaaacatgACAGAATGTTTAGTAAAATGAAAGCTGAAAGTGAACAAAAACTACAGTTCAACTAAAGACGAcgtttatatcttttttttctttttgttttattttatttgacattccaGAAAATTCTTGACCCGTGAAAACCCAGATAGTTTCTTCAATTAGACActgttgtaatattttttttgtttgtgtttcagaAAACACTCACCTCAAAAACACCTACCAATCTTCCTAATGTACCTTTGACTCCTGCCTgtgggaataaaaaaaaactgtgaaacaCTCAATTCAGGACATTTTTAAATGCAGTCTAGCAGCATTTTAAAGCATCATGAAATGTCTCATTTCAGCATTTGTCAGGCCTTTGGAAAATATTGATTGGGTTCATGATAGACATAGAAACCTGTGGACTagagaagagagagaaagagagattagGATAGCCTTAAGGCCCGTGCAAACCGGGATGCTTCTAGCACGCGTTTTCCGTCGACCTTTAAAGcatcgtgactaaataaagggcgtcaatgtgatcttGCACACCAACGCACAAAACGGCAGGCGTAAAAGCTTCctttttaaagaaacgcctcatgcttgttttttttgttttgacgcgccacatcaaaaccttctccaccaatcagattggcacttttttcatgtgcacagagctgctgaagttacagtaaacagcactag
The nucleotide sequence above comes from Danio rerio strain Tuebingen ecotype United States chromosome 23, GRCz12tu, whole genome shotgun sequence. Encoded proteins:
- the nudt3a gene encoding nudix (nucleoside diphosphate linked moiety X)-type motif 3a (The RefSeq protein has 1 substitution compared to this genomic sequence); the encoded protein is MIKLKSNQTRTYDRDGYKKRAACLCFRSEREEEVLLVSSSSHPDRWIVPGGGMEPEEEPSVAAVREVCEEAGVKGTLGRLVGVFENRDRKHRTYVYVLIVTEVLEDWEDSVNIGRKREWFKTEDARRVLQCHKPVQASYFEALQQDCMTSNGTSLVATYNINQNSLSSIR